The Hemibagrus wyckioides isolate EC202008001 linkage group LG12, SWU_Hwy_1.0, whole genome shotgun sequence genome includes a window with the following:
- the cks1b gene encoding cyclin-dependent kinases regulatory subunit 1 — translation MSHKQIYYSDKYDDEKFEYRHVMLPKDIAKRVPKTHLMSESEWRNLGVQQSQGWVHYMIHQPEPHILLFRRPLPTAKPE, via the exons ATGTCACACAAACAGATCTATTACTCGGACAAATACGACGACGAGAAATTTGAGTACAG gcACGTCATGCTACCCAAGGACATAGCTAAACGTGTACCTAAAACACACCTGATGTCGGAGAGCGAGTGGCGCAACCTGGGCGTTCAACAGAGCCAGGGCTGGGTACATTACATGATCCAtcagccag AACCTCACATCCTGCTCTTCCGCCGCCCCCTGCCCACGGCCAAACCCGAGTGA